The stretch of DNA GGCCGCCGCGCGGAAAGCGCAGCGGCCCGCGCCATCGGGGCAGTACGGTCTCCCGCACCTCGGCCGCCAGACGGCCCTCTCCGTGGGCGCGCCCCCGCTGGTTCCGCACAAAGTCGTGGACCGGGCCGACCGCGCGGCGGCTGCGACGGAGTTCGCTGACGTCCCGCAGCACGGCCCACATCGAGGCGGTGCCGCCGTCGGAGTCCAGGACCGGTTCGCCCAGCATGTGCACGGTCCGCACGGTGCCGTCCGAGCGTGCGACGCGGAACTCGCCGTCGATCGGTCTCCCGTCGATCAGACAGCCCGTCACCATCGCCGTCAGCGCCGGCTGATCCTCGGCGAGGACGAGGGAGGGCAACTCGTCCAGGGTCGGCGGCGGGGTGCCGGGGTCGCGGCCGACGATCTGGTACAGCTCACCGGACCAGGTGACCTCGTCGTTGAGCAGATTCCATTCGGCGCTGCCCACTCGCCGGAGCAGTGATCCGGCGGGCGGCTCGGTGGCCCGGGGGAAAGCCGCCGACGGCGCGGTCGTGGCGGGCGGAGGGCCTGCCTGGAGCTGGGCGAGATGACTGTCGAGATCGTCGAGCTGTTGCATGGCCAGCTCGCACAGGGCCTGCTGCCAGCGTCCGTGCGCGTCCCCTTCACCCCGCCCCGCCCCGCGCCGTACCGCGTCGACCTCCCCGCGAAGCACACGGGTCCGCGAGATCAGCGCGTCGACAGCGCCACACTCCGGCGACTGCGCGGCGGGGCGATCCGCGGACACGTGGGGCGGCATGACGTTCTCCGATACGGGCACGGTACGACCGAGGACGACGGAAGGGTGGCGGTAAGGTCGGATATGACTGTCGCACAGGGCATATGGCGCTGTAAGGCGTTTGGCAAGACCCATGCCGTTTCTGCCCAAGGCATATGCGAGTCCTTGCGTCGGTGAGCGGGATGGTGGTCGGGGATGGCCGGGTCAGTCGCTCGGTTCTGTCGCCGCGCCGTTCGCCTGCCGTGACTCCACCCGCCTGCCCGGCACCAGTACGGCGAGCGTGCTACGGGCCTCGGACCGCAGTGTGCGGCGCCGGGCAAAGGTGGCGGTGAGAGCGAGGATCGAAACCGTGGCCCCGTAGAACACGGCGGCGACCGTCGAGAGGAGCCCGACCGTCATCGGGCACGCACCTTTCTTCCCCCGTCCGGCCCGCCCGGCCACAGGCCGGGGGTGGGCGTTGATGCGTTGTCCGTTCACCCTACGCGTGCTGTCAACTCCCCCCCATGTGAAAGGATTCGGCCCGCTGGAGGCCCGGCGGACGGCGGTCCGCGGATCACGGCCCACGGTTCTTCGCGGTCGTTTCCCGCGGCGCCGGTCAGCTCCGCGCCGGGGGCCCACGGTCAGCTCGGTGCCGGGGGCCCACGGTCAGCTCGGTGCCGAGGAACCCAGGACGGTGTCCACCGTGTCCGCCTGCGCGGCCGGCTTGTCCGGCCGGTAGCGGACCACTCGGGCGAACCGCAGGGTGACACCGGCCGGATACCGCGTGGAGCGCTGGAGCCCGTCGTAGGCGATCTCCACCACCAGTTCGGGGCGGACCGTGACGACATGCCCGTTGTCGCCCATCGAGAGTTCGGTGAGGCGGTCCGTCTGCTCGCGCAGCATCGCGTCGGTCAGCCCCTTGAAGGTCTTGCCGAGCATCACGAAGGAGCCGTCATCGGCGCGGGCGCCGAGATGCAGGTTCGAGAGCTTGCCCGAACGCCGGCCGTGTCCCCACTCGGCTGCCAGGATCACCAGGTCCAACGTGTGGACGGGTTTCACCTTCAGCCACCCGGAACCACGCCGGCCCGCGCTGTAGGGCGCGTCGAGCGATTTCACGACGACCCCCTCGTGGCCGCGGTCCAGCGTTGACGCGTAGAACTCCTCCGCCGCCGTGGCCGCGCCGGGCAGAGCGGGATCGGGCACCTCGATCCTGCGCACTCGTAGCTCCGCCGGTGCCAGGCGGGCGAGTTCCGCGTGGCGCTCCCCGGCCGGCAGGTCGAGCAGGTCGTGGTCGTCGACGAGCAGGGCGTCGAAGAAGACCGTCGACAAAGGCAGGGCCTCCCGCGCCGCGGTCACGTCCAGGCGTGAGCCGACCCGCCCCGCGATGTCCTGGAACGTTCGTGGCCGGCCCGCCCCGTCGAAGCCGATCATCTCCCCGTCGAGCACGAAACGGTCCGAGCCGAGGGCGAGAGCGGCCTCCACCACCTCGGGCACCCTGGCCGTGATGTCGTCGAGGGTCCGGGTGTGGACGTGGACCTCGCCGCCGTCCCTGTGCACCTGCACCCGTACGCCGTCCAGCTTCTCCTCCACCGCGCACGGCCCGAGCTTCGCCACTGCCTCCGCCACGGACTTCGCCGACTGCGCGAGCATCGGCTGCACTGGCCTGCCCACGGTGAGCCGGAACGCGTCCAGCGCGTCAGGTCCCTCCGCCAGCAGCGCCTCGGCCACGGCGGTCAGGGAGCCGCGCAGCATGACGGCGCGCCGCACCCCGGCGGCGGGGACGCCGACGGCGGCCGCGAGCCCCTCCACCGCCGCGGCGTCGAGTGCTCCTTGCCGCACCTCACCGCTCAGCAGACCGACGAGGAAGCGCTGTTCCTCGTCGGTGGCCGCGCCCAGCAGAGCCCCGACCCCGCGTCTGCGCTCGTCCTGGGAGCCCTTGCCGCCGACGGCGGCGAGTTCGGTGAGGGCCGTGTCCACGTCGCGGAGGGTCAGCGTCGGCTCGTCGGCGGGTTCCACGGAGTCGCGCAGCGTGCTCCATCCGATGCCGAAGCGCCCCTGGGGGAGCCTGCCCGCCAGATACGCGATGGCGAGCGGGGCGTCCTCGGCCTCGGCCTCCCTGAACAGACCGGCCAGCAGCGCGGTCTTCTCCGACCTGGCGGGCGTCGAGGCGACGGCCCTGGACACGTTCGCGACGGCTGCCAGCAGCATGTCGTCCATCCTGCACGGCGCACCCGGGGGCCGCGACCGACCGGGGCCGGACGGCGGCCGGGTCTCGGCTGTTCCGCGGTCCCCGAGACGCACCTGTGGTGTGGTGTCCGCCGCCTCGCGAAGGCGCCACTACCCGGGTGGGCGAGACAGGATGGCGTCCAGCCCGAAGGCGAAGCGGTCCTCGAAGGAGCCCGCGCGCAGGTGGTCCACGACCCGGTGCAGCGCCGGGTGTTCGTCGGAGGTCACCGCCCGGTTGAGGCGGTCGTCGTGCAGGTCGGGCGCGGACTGCTCCTCCTGCGCCAGTCCGAGGACGAAATAGTTGACCGTCCACGCCGTCCACGCCGCTTGCCGCTCGTCCGCCCCGGCCGCGATCAGTGCCTCGACGAGGTGGTCGGCGAAACGCAGGGTGTGTGGTTCGGCCGGATAGGTACCGGCCACCAGGGCGGCGCCGTCGCGGTGCGCGAGCAGCGCCCGCCGGTAGCGGCCGGACAGCTCCTGCGCCCGTGACAGGGCGTTCGCGGGGAGGGCGTCGTAGCCAACGGTGCCGAGCACGGTGTCGGCCATCAGATCCAGCATTCGGGCCTTGGTCTTCACATGCCACAGCACGGTGTTCATGCGGACTCCGAGGCGGTCGGCCACCGCTCGGGTCGAGAGTCCGTCCAGTCCTCGCTCCTCCAGCACCTGGAGCGCCGCGTCGATCACTGCCCCGCGGGTGAGCCGGTCCGTGGCGGCTTCTTTGACTTGCTTCTTGGTCACCGACCTAGTTTACTTCACGACAGACATTGGTCACTGACCAAGATAGGAAGTGGAAGATCGTGAACTACCAGGTCGTCATCGCGGGCGGCGGTCCCGTGGGGCTGTGGCTCGCGGGTGAGCTGCGCCGGGCGGGCGTCACCGTCGCCGTGGTCGAACCCCGTACGGAGCGCGACCCCCGTTCCCGCGCCCTGACCTTGCACCCGCGCACCCTTGAGACGTTCGCCTCCCGGGGAGTGCACGAGCCTTATGTGAAGGAAGGCGTGCCCCTGCCCGGCGGACACTTCGGCGTACTGGACTCCCGGCTGGACTTCCGCCGTCTGCCCAGCCCGTTCCCGCACACCCTCGCCCTCCCGCAGGAGCGCACCGAGGCACACCTCGAACAGCAGGCACTCGCCCTGGGCGCGGACATCCTGCGCGGTCACGAGGTCACCGGATTCACCGGCGGCCCCCACGACATCGCCGTACACATCACCGGTCCGAACGGGCCGCGCACACTCAGGGCGGCCTACCTGGCGGGCTGCGACGGCGCCCGCAGCACCGTGCGCGCCGCAGCCGGTATCGACTTCCCCGGCACCCCGTCCACCGTGCTCGGCTGGCTCGGCGACGTCGTCCTCGACGAGCCTCCTGCCGCCGGCGGCAGCTGGTTCGGGCCGACGGGCACGCTCATGGCCGTGCCCATGGCCGGCGGGCTGCACCGCGTGGTCGGCCTCGTGCCCCGAGACCTGACCACCACCTGGCCGGGAGACCTGACGCTGGAGGAGCTGCGCGAGAACGCCTTCGCCGTGGCCGGTACCGACTTCGGGATGCGCGACCCGATATGGCTCTCCCGGTTCGGCAACGCCACCCGCCTGGCCGCGCACTACCGCGAGGGTCGTGTCTTCCTCGCAGGTGACGCCGCCCACCAGCACTTCCCGGCCGGTGGCGTCGGCATGAACGTCGGCATCCAGGACGCCGCCAACCTGGGCTGGAAACTGGCCGCCGTACTCAACGGCTGGGCCCCCGACGCCCTGCTGGACACCTACCACGCCGAGCGCCACCCGGTCGGCGTCGACCTCACCGAGAGCAGCCGCGCGCAGGTCGCCCTGATGACCGCCTTCACCACCGAGGGGCTCAGTCTGCGCGCCCTGTTCGCCCGGCTCATCACCGACCTGCCCGATCTCAACGACCGGCTGGCGGCGCAGGTCAGCTCACTGTCCGTCGCCTACCCGGCGGCCGGCGCGCACCCGCTGACCGGGACCCGGGCCCCCGATCTGCCGCTCGAAGGCACCGGCCTGTTCGCCCTGCTGCGGGCCGACGGCTACCTGCTGCTCGACCTCACCGGCGATACCGGCCATCCCCTCGGCCGCTTCACCCGGCCCGGCCTGAGCGTGCACAGCAGCGGTACCCCGCACCCGGTCCCGGCCGACTGGGCCGACGTCCGGGCCGCGCTGATCCGGCCCGACGGGCACGTCGCCTGGGCCTGCGGCGAGGACGGCGCCGCTCTCACGGGGAGTCTCACCGCCGCCCTCGCGACCACCCACCTGAAGTAGGCCGTCCGAGCGGGAGCGGAGGTTCTCGGGCAGCGTGAGACACCCCGGCCGAAGTCCCGGCGAACCTTGGGCAGCCGCCCTCGGCGCATCTAGGATCCCCGGCAGTGTCACGGTGAGGGCCTGTGGCGAACGTGCTGGTCACCGCCGCTCGTCGACGGCTGCGACCAGCACGCTCGCGTGACCGCGGACCGTGGGCCGCCCCATAATGCCCTGCGGTCGGGCCGGACGCCGGGCGAGGATGGCGCGGTGAATCAGCTTCAGGAGATCGCGGGATTGACCGGTGGTGTGCTGGGCGGGGATCTCATCGGCACCTACCTGCACGGATCTTCCGTACTCGGTGGTCTCAGACCGGCCAGCGACGTGGACGTACTGCTCGTGTCACGGAGGTCGATGGGCGAACGGGAACGACGGGCGCTTCTCGGCGGCCTCCCTCCGGAACACCGCCCCGTGCTCGATCACGCCAGGCAGCTCTGTCTCAACTGCCGCTACTCCGAGGAATCCTGGAGCGGGACATCGCGCGCACAGGCCCGTCCGCGTGTGGATCACGTGCTCGCCGAGATCGACCGGTTGAGCCCCCGCGCTCCGGGGACATGAGAACCGCTCCCGGGGTCCTGCTCACCACGAGTGTTTCCCGGGCCGGCCACGGTCGGGTCCCGCACTCCACCGCGTGGCGCTCCACGTCGTCGTCCCGGCCGCGATGGCCGGGCACCCGCCACGAGAGCCGAGCTTGTGCGGCAGCGGCAGCGTCAGCGGCTGCGGCAGCGTCAGCGGCTGCGGCAGCCGCTGCGGATCCGCTCCGTCCGCTGCTCGCGGTGGTGTGCTCATGGCGCCGGCGGTCACCTGGAAGACACTGCTTGACCTCGTTACTTTTCCAGGGATAGTAATGATTTCTCCGTCATCGCTGTGGAGGTCCTTCCCATGTCAGACCGTACGATGCGCGCGATCACCGTCCACGGCTTCGGAGGGCCCGAGGTGCTGGAGGTCGAGCGGGTGCCACGGCCTGAGCCGCTGCCCACCGAGGTGCTGGTGCGGGTGCGCGCCGCAGGGATCAATCCGGTCGACCTGAAGACGCGCGCGGGCGGCGGAATGGCGGCGGTACTGGGCGATCCGCCGTTCATCCCCGGCTGGGACGTGTCCGGGGTCGTCGAGGAGGCAGGACGCGGCGTCACCGTCCTCCAGCCGGGCGACGAGGTCTTCGGCATGCCCTGGTTCCCCCGCGCCGCCGGAGCCTACGCGGAATATGTGACGGCGCCCGCACGGCAGTTCGCCCGCAAGCCCGCGGTCCTCTCCCACGAGGAGGCGGCCGCCACTCCGCTCGCCGCCCTCACCGCCTGGCAGGCGCTGGTGGACACCGCGCACCTCGGTGCGGGGCAGAAGGTGCTGATCCACGCGGCGGGCGGCGGAGTCGGCCATCTCGCCGTGCAGTTCGCCCGCCATCTCGGCGCCCACGTCACCGTGACCGCGAGCGAGGGCAAGCACACATGGCTGCGCGAGCTCGGCGCCGACGAACTGATCGACTACCGCGCCACCCGCTTCGAGGATGTCGCCTCCGCCATGGACGTCGTACTCGACCTGGTCGGCGACGCCGAAGACACCTGCACCCGCTCGCTCGGGGTACTGCGCCCCGGCGGGCTGCTCGTCGTCGTACCGTCCTCCGCCGATCCCGCGGTCCACGGCAAGGCCACGGCGGCCGGGCTGCGCAGCACCGGCTTCCTCGTCGAACCTGACGGCACCTCCCTGGCCCGGGTGGCCGGTCTCATCGACTCCGGCGAGGTACGCGTCCAGGTCGACGCGGTGTATCCGCTGGAGGAGGCGAGCACCGCCCACGCCCGCGCGGAGGAGGGCGGGGCCAGGGGCAAGACGGTGCTCGCCGTCGCTCCGCACTGAGCGGGGCGGTTCCGGGGCGAGTGAAGGCCGGCGATGACGGCCGACGGGCGCTGAGAGGCGGTCCTGCGCCCAAAGTCCGACCTTCGGCCTCCCGTATCGTCGCCCGTCGCCCGTCGCCCGTCGCCCGTCGCCCGTCGCCCGTCGCCCGTCGCCCGTCGCCCGTCGCCCGTCGCCCGTCGCCCGTCGCCCGTCGCCCGTCGCCCGTCGCCCGTCGCCCGTCGCCCGTCGCCCGCCCCGAGCCTCGGCCGCGAACGGACCGCCGTTCGGAGGACCGAATGCCATGGGAGTACCTGAACCAGAAGCGAGTCGTGATATAGCGTCAGGGCGCACGGGGCGACGGGGTGTGGCCGGTGGCCGTCGAGGCATCGGCACGGGGAGTGGAGGAGAGGTGGGACCGGTGGCGGACGCTGCGCCGGGGCGTAGGCCCGACGAGGTCAAGTCCGCGGCGCGGGTGCTCGAAGTGCTGGAACTCCTCGGCACCGAAGGCGCCCGGTTCTCGCTGGCCGAGATGGCCAACACCCTCGCCGTCCCCAAGAGCAGCCTGCACGCGATCCTGCGCACGATGGAAGCGCGCCGCTGGGTGGATGTCGACGGCTCGGGAACGCGCTACGGCCTGGGCCTCAAAGCCCTGCTGACCGGCACCGCCTATCTGGCGGGCGACGACGCGACGAGCCTCGCGGGACCGGTGCTCGACGCCCTCGCGGAGGAGACGGGCGAGGCGGTACACCTCGGCAGACTCGACGGCACGGACATCGTGTACCTGGCCAAACGCGAGTCGAAGCACGCGCTGCGGATGTACTCGGCGGTGGGGCGCAGGCTGCCCGCCCACGCCACGGCCCTCGGTAAGGCGGTCCTCTCCCGGTACGACGGGGCCGAGGTCCAGCGCATGCTCGACTGGCCCTTGGAACGGCTGACTCCGGACACGGTGGTGGAGCCCGACGCCCTGCTCGCCCAGCTCGCCGAGGCCAGGCTGCGCGGCTGGGCGGTGGACGACGGGGAGAACTCGGCGGACATCCGGTGTGTGGCCGTCGCCCTCGGCACCGGAAAGGGGAGTGTGGACGCCCTGAGCTGCTCCGCGCCGAAGAGCAGAATGAGCGACGAGCGGATCGAGGAGGTGGCCCTCGCCGTGACCTCCGCCGCACGGTCGCTGAGCACCCTCCTGGCGCGGCTCGGGCACGGCTGACCCCCTCGCTGCCGCCCGTCACCGCGAGTTCGTCAGAGGCGTTGACAAACTCGGGGTGGGCTCCCTACGTTCAAGTACCGGTACGTCATTCAGTCATCCGTACGCGGGAGTTCGTATGGCACGAGGGCGGGGCGGAGCGGACCCCGGAATTCCCGGTATCGGCCAGGCCTCGACCTCGGTGCCGAAGCCGCCGCACGGTGGTACCACTCCGTACCCGACCCTCCGGTGCACGGCCGGTGGGCGATGCCGCGCAACACCGATGGGAGCGTGCAACGACCATGAGTGATCCGACCCGACGGGCACTTGTTGTCAGAGGAGGCTGGGAAGGGCACTCCCCGGTCGCCATCACCGACCTGTTCCTGCCGTTCCTTACGAGCGAGGGGTTCACCGTCGAGGTCTCCGACTCCCTCGACGTCTACACCGACACAGAGCTGCTGGCCGCGACAGACCTGGTCGTCCAGTGCTGGACGATGGGGCAGGCCACCCCTGAACAGACCGAGGGGCTGGCCAACGCGGTCCGCGCGGGCACCGGGCTCGCAGGCTGGCACGGAGGCATCGTCGACTCCTTCCGCGGGGACGTGAACTACCAGTACCTCACCGGCGGGCAGTTCCTCATGCACCCGCGGGGCTTCCACGACCACGAGGTCCGCCTCGTCGCCGAGCGCGCACGGCACCCGGTCATCATCGGGCTCTCCGACTTCCAGGTCCACACGGAGCAGTACTGGATGGCCACCGACCCGCTCATCGACACCCTCGCCACCACGGTCTTCCCCGCCGACGAAGAACGCGGACGGGAGGTCGTCATGCCTGCCGTCTGGACCAGGAACTGGGGCGAGGGCCGGGTCTTCGTCTCCACCATCGGCCACAAAGCGGACGACTTCGACGTACCCGAGGTGCGGACGCTCACCGAGAGGGGACTGCTGTGGGCGAGCCGCTGAGGATCGGCATCGTCGGCGCCGGCAAGATCGTCGGTGCCTATCTGGACACGCTGCCCAGGCTGGAAGGGGTGCGCCTCAGCGCCGTCACCGACCTCGATCCGAGCCGTGCCGAAGAGGCGGCGGAGCGGGCGGGCGGAAGCGTGGCCGTCGCAGGATCCGTCGCGGAGCTGCTGGCGAGGGACGACGTCGACGCCGTTCTGAACCTCACCATTCCCGCCGCCCACACCGAGGTGGCCCTCGCGGCCATCGCCGCGGGAAAACACGTCTACGGCGAGAAGCCACTGGCCACCACCCGCGAGGAGGCCGATTCCGTACTGGCGGCAGCGCGCGCGGCGGGCGTCCGGGTGGGCTGCGCCCCCGACACCGTACTCGGCACAGGGACCCAGACGGCCCGCAAGGCCGTGGACGACGGGCGTATCGGCAGGCCGGTCGCGGCCACCGCCTTCATGACGACGGCGGGACACGAACGCTGGCACCCGGACCCGGAGTTCTACTACCGGCCGGGCGGCGGCCCGCTGCTCGACATGGGCCCCTACTACCTCTCCGCCCTGGTCCACCTGCTCGGCCCCGTCGTCAAGGTCACAGGAGCGGCCTCCACCCCCCGCGCGCGGCGGGAGATCGGCAGCGGCCCCCGAGCGGGCGAGACGTTCCCCGTCGAGGTCGACACCCACGTCACCGGTGTCCTCCAGCACGAGGGCGGAGCGCTGACGACCCTCATCATGAGCTTCGACATCCACGCGGCCAAGCTGCCCAGGATCGAGATCCACGGCACGGAGGGCTCCCTCTCCGTCCCCGACCCCAACAGGTTCGAAGGGCCGGTCGAGCTCCACCGCGACGGCGAGTGGGAGACGCTCCCGGTCTCCGCCGGTTACCCCCGGGGCGGGCGCGGCACGGGCCTCGCCGATCTGGCGGGCGCTCTCCGGGCGGACCTCCCGCACCGGGCCTCCGCCGAACTCGCCCGGCACGTGCTCGATGTCATGCTCACCCTGCTCGACGCCGCCAAGCAGGACGTCTCCCTGCCGGTCATCGGCGGACCCGTGAGGCCCGAGCCCGTCGTATGAGCGCGGCCGACCCATAGGGCTTTTCGGCAACGCCGCGAAGTGTGCGGTGCCGGCCCTCGCGGCTCGGGCGCCCATATTGCAAGGACCCCCTAAGGCGGCTCGGGCCCGACCCGGGCGTGGATGACAGAGAGCTGACAGGGGCTGAAGAGGGACGGCGGGAAGACGGCGGTACCTTCCTGCCGTCCCCGCCGCCCGGTTCCCCCTCCCGAGGGCGTCCCACCGGGGGCGCGCCGCCGGAGCGTGGAACGCCCCAGCGGGCCGGTTCACACCGGCGGGGCCGGGACCGGTGCGGCCGGAACCGGCGTGAACCGCACCGGAAGAGCCGTCGGCACCCGTGTCCACGGCGACGGCCGCCAGGTCACCTCCTCGCCCGCGACAGCCAACCGCAGATCCGGCAGCAGACGCAGCGCCGTCGTCACCGCCGTACGGGTGATGAGCCGGGCCGGCACCTGGGCGGGGCAGACGTGCGGCCCCGAGGAGAACGCGAGATGGGCCCTGTTGCCCGGCTCCGCCCCACCGTCCTCGGGGCGGATCGCCGGATCGTCATTGGCCCCGGCGATCCCCAGGATCAGACAGTCGCCGCGCCGGATGTACTGGCCGCCCAGCTCCGTGTCGCGCAGCGCGTACCTGGCGGGCATGTTGTTCACCGGTGGGTCGCGCCAGAGCGCCTCGTCAAGGGCGTCGTCCACACCGAGCCTGCCCCCGTGCAGCCGAGCGGCGAAGCGGGGGTCGGCCAGCAACAGCCGCAGTGTGTGCGAGATCCACGCCGTGACGGTCTCATTGCCCGCGGAGACCATGACAGCCATCGACTGGAGGTGTTCGGCCTCCGTCGCCAGGTTCGGGTGGTCGAGGAAGGCCGACGTGAGATCGCCCGTCGGAACGGTCCGCCGCCCGCGCATGGTGTCGTGCAGGATCTCCTCGAAGCGCCGGTCCCCTTCCCCCGAGCTGTCCGCGCTGCCACCGGGTGAGGCCAGGGCCCGTAACAGCTCCCGGCCGCCCGCGGTGTCGAGCCCGAAGAGCCGGCCGAGGGCCAGCATCGGCACGATGGTGGCGTACTCACCCACGAGGTCGGCGCTGCCCCGCCCCGAGAACGCCGCGATCAGATCCCGGCACATGGCCTCGACCTGGCGGCGCGTCCTGCGCTGATCGATCTTGGCCACCACCTCGTCGAGCGGCTGGCGCAGCCTCCGGTGTTCGAGGCCGTCGGTGGCGAGCACGTTGGGCCGCCAGGACATCATCGGCAGGAGCCCGGAACGCGGCGGCACACCCCCTTCGTTCAGGTCACGCCAATTGCGCGGGTCACGTGAGAAGACCTGCTCCTGACGGACCATGGCGAGCAACTCGTGATAGCCGAGCACGAGCCACGCGTGCACGCCCGGTTCGAGTTCGACCCTGGCGACATTGCCCCACTCCTCGCGCAGCGCGCGGTAGACCTCCCTGGGCTCGGCCGCGCCCACCGCCGACGAGAGAAGCAGCAGCCCGGAGGCGGAATCGTGGACGCGTGCGGGACACCCCGGCGGTGATGCGTCATGACTCATGAGGCGTTCTCCTGTACGCGGGCGCCGGGCCCCAGGCTGGACACGTACTGAACGAGAGTGATCAAGGCGTCCCGTGACGACGTCCTCTCCCGCGCGTCGCACTGCACCAGCGGTGTGCGGTCCAGGAGATCGAGCGCGCCGCGCAGTTCGCCCTCACCGTAGACGTCGCTGTCGGGGAAACGGTTGACCGCGAC from Streptomyces tsukubensis encodes:
- a CDS encoding cytochrome P450 family protein, with product MSHDASPPGCPARVHDSASGLLLLSSAVGAAEPREVYRALREEWGNVARVELEPGVHAWLVLGYHELLAMVRQEQVFSRDPRNWRDLNEGGVPPRSGLLPMMSWRPNVLATDGLEHRRLRQPLDEVVAKIDQRRTRRQVEAMCRDLIAAFSGRGSADLVGEYATIVPMLALGRLFGLDTAGGRELLRALASPGGSADSSGEGDRRFEEILHDTMRGRRTVPTGDLTSAFLDHPNLATEAEHLQSMAVMVSAGNETVTAWISHTLRLLLADPRFAARLHGGRLGVDDALDEALWRDPPVNNMPARYALRDTELGGQYIRRGDCLILGIAGANDDPAIRPEDGGAEPGNRAHLAFSSGPHVCPAQVPARLITRTAVTTALRLLPDLRLAVAGEEVTWRPSPWTRVPTALPVRFTPVPAAPVPAPPV